Proteins from a genomic interval of Gammaproteobacteria bacterium:
- a CDS encoding ABC transporter permease — MLIKEIVVVALQAIRVNALRSFLTTLGIIIGVAAVIAMVSLGEGAQQRVEEQIQNMGTNVLTIRPGQSMFRGIRDGGARARLYDEDAEALRMQTGGSLLIAPEIEQRQQVSYLRWNSSNEVLGTWPEYFDVQNIDLDLGRIFDEGEVQGRRRVAVVGSEIPNQLETPAALLVGRTVQIRGIPFEVIGVLEEQGESSPWSQPDERVYIPLSTAQYRVFGGRDRLNSISVKVLDEGSMDAAYADIDRILRREHRIPPGEEADFSIRNSAQLLESFNETQQTFTYLLGGIAAISLLVGGIGIMNIMLVSVTERTREIGIRKAMGATRLNILLQFIIESLVLCTMGGILGVAAGVGSAELLSNTAGWETAVAPAAVAVALLFSAGIGLFFGIWPARRAALLDPIDSLRYE, encoded by the coding sequence ATGCTGATCAAGGAAATCGTCGTCGTCGCCCTTCAGGCCATCAGGGTCAACGCGTTGCGCTCGTTCCTCACCACGCTGGGGATCATCATCGGCGTCGCCGCGGTGATCGCCATGGTGTCGCTGGGCGAGGGCGCGCAACAGCGCGTGGAAGAGCAGATCCAGAACATGGGCACCAACGTGCTCACCATCCGGCCCGGGCAGAGCATGTTCCGGGGCATCCGGGACGGAGGCGCGCGCGCGCGCCTGTACGACGAGGACGCGGAGGCGCTGCGCATGCAGACGGGAGGCTCGCTCCTGATCGCTCCGGAAATCGAGCAGCGCCAGCAGGTTTCCTATCTGCGCTGGAACTCGAGCAACGAGGTGCTGGGCACCTGGCCCGAGTATTTCGACGTCCAGAACATCGATCTGGATCTCGGAAGGATATTCGACGAAGGCGAAGTGCAGGGCCGCCGCCGCGTGGCCGTCGTGGGGTCGGAGATCCCCAACCAGCTGGAGACGCCAGCGGCGCTGCTGGTGGGGCGCACCGTCCAGATCCGCGGAATCCCCTTCGAGGTCATCGGCGTTCTCGAAGAGCAGGGCGAATCCAGCCCGTGGTCGCAGCCGGATGAGCGTGTCTACATCCCGCTGAGCACGGCCCAGTACCGGGTCTTCGGGGGCCGCGACCGGCTCAATTCCATCAGCGTGAAGGTCCTGGACGAAGGTTCCATGGACGCGGCCTACGCCGACATCGACCGCATCCTGCGGCGTGAGCACCGCATTCCGCCCGGTGAGGAGGCCGACTTCTCCATCCGCAATTCGGCGCAGTTGCTCGAGTCGTTCAACGAGACGCAGCAGACCTTCACCTACCTGCTCGGGGGCATCGCGGCGATCAGCCTGCTGGTGGGCGGCATCGGCATCATGAACATCATGCTGGTGAGCGTCACCGAGCGCACCCGCGAGATCGGCATCCGCAAGGCCATGGGCGCCACTCGCCTGAACATCCTGCTCCAGTTCATCATCGAGTCGCTCGTGCTGTGCACGATGGGCGGGATTCTGGGGGTGGCCGCGGGAGTCGGCAGCGCCGAACTCCTCTCGAACACCGCGGGCTGGGAAACGGCGGTGGCGCCGGCGGCCGTGGCTGTGGCGCTGCTCTTCTCAGCGGGGATCGGGCTCTTCTTCGGGATATGGCCCGCGCGCCGGGCGGCGCTGCTCGATCCGATCGACTCGCTCAGGTACGAGTAG
- a CDS encoding efflux RND transporter periplasmic adaptor subunit, whose product MSTKALTNGGVRLLALLAVAACNGADTVEEAPGLTTMPALRDDLRLVAEATGLMEPVRTVEVKSKASGEILRLHVDTGDELEPGALLAEIDPRDVRNDFNQTEADLNVARARVEISTAQLERSRLLLESGVITEQEHESANLDFANAQANLVKATTSMELAELRLSDVTIRAPMAGTIIQKNVEEGQVIQSASQNVSGGTTLFMMANLAEMQVRTLVDETDVGQISADLTATVTVEAFPGRTFAGIVDKIEPQAEVQQNVTMFAVIVMIDNRGGLLKPGMNAEVEILVAERPNALLIPNNALVQFQEMAPAAMVLGMDPDAIEMDRSVFADLRASLPGSSGAPGGFMAAPDGAPGRMMAGQRPMGGMDGNARLQELRDQLASGEISREQMREQMMQARAENGGGPEAAVNGDPGAGTGRPGAGADAGAGMGAGRRLGAGAGNGAGMMGMGPAAGQGMMDPMGVDVGGFAGRREQEGAPRPAITFVVSADGTIEPRPILIGVNDWDNTEVLVGLEEGEEVALIGAAQLQAQQQEFIDRMRERMGGGSPFGGGTPRGGRR is encoded by the coding sequence GTGAGCACCAAGGCACTGACGAACGGAGGCGTAAGGCTTCTCGCACTGCTGGCCGTGGCGGCCTGCAACGGCGCCGACACGGTGGAAGAAGCGCCCGGCCTTACGACGATGCCGGCTCTGCGCGACGACCTGCGCCTGGTGGCCGAGGCAACCGGCCTGATGGAGCCCGTGCGCACCGTGGAGGTCAAGTCCAAGGCCTCGGGAGAGATTCTGCGCCTGCACGTGGACACCGGGGACGAGCTCGAGCCGGGCGCGCTGCTCGCGGAGATCGATCCGCGCGACGTGCGCAACGACTTCAACCAGACGGAAGCCGACCTGAACGTGGCGCGGGCGCGGGTGGAGATTTCGACCGCCCAGCTGGAGCGCTCCCGCCTGCTCCTCGAATCCGGCGTGATCACGGAACAGGAACACGAGTCGGCCAACCTGGACTTCGCGAACGCGCAGGCAAACCTGGTCAAGGCCACCACGAGCATGGAGCTGGCCGAGCTGCGCCTGAGCGACGTGACCATTCGCGCGCCCATGGCCGGCACCATCATCCAGAAGAACGTCGAGGAGGGACAGGTCATCCAGTCCGCGTCGCAGAACGTATCCGGCGGCACGACCCTCTTCATGATGGCGAACCTGGCCGAGATGCAGGTGCGCACGCTGGTGGACGAGACCGATGTCGGACAGATCTCGGCCGACCTGACCGCAACGGTGACGGTGGAAGCATTCCCGGGGCGCACCTTCGCGGGAATCGTCGACAAGATCGAACCGCAGGCCGAGGTCCAGCAGAACGTGACCATGTTCGCGGTGATCGTGATGATCGATAACCGTGGCGGCCTGCTCAAGCCCGGCATGAACGCGGAGGTCGAAATCCTGGTCGCCGAGCGACCCAATGCCCTGCTCATCCCCAACAACGCGCTGGTGCAGTTCCAGGAGATGGCGCCCGCGGCGATGGTGCTGGGGATGGATCCGGACGCGATCGAGATGGATCGGTCGGTGTTTGCAGACCTGCGTGCCTCATTGCCGGGCAGCTCCGGCGCGCCTGGCGGGTTCATGGCGGCACCGGATGGAGCCCCCGGGCGAATGATGGCGGGCCAGAGGCCGATGGGCGGGATGGACGGAAACGCCCGCCTGCAGGAGCTTCGCGATCAGTTGGCGAGCGGGGAAATCTCGCGCGAGCAGATGCGCGAGCAGATGATGCAGGCCCGCGCGGAGAACGGCGGCGGTCCCGAAGCGGCTGTGAACGGAGACCCTGGAGCGGGCACTGGCCGTCCTGGAGCGGGCGCTGACGCCGGTGCTGGAATGGGTGCTGGCAGGCGCTTGGGCGCCGGGGCCGGCAACGGTGCCGGAATGATGGGAATGGGCCCCGCCGCGGGCCAGGGCATGATGGATCCCATGGGCGTCGACGTCGGCGGGTTTGCCGGCCGTCGCGAACAGGAGGGCGCGCCCCGACCGGCGATCACGTTCGTGGTCTCCGCGGACGGCACCATCGAGCCGCGCCCCATCCTGATCGGCGTGAACGACTGGGACAATACCGAGGTGCTGGTCGGGCTCGAAGAGGGTGAAGAGGTGGCGCTCATCGGCGCGGCCCAGCTGCAGGCGCAGCAGCAGGAGTTCATCGACCGCATGCGCGAGCGGATGGGCGGCGGAAGCCCGTTCGGAGGAGGTACCCCGCGCGGCGGAAGGCGCTGA
- a CDS encoding ABC transporter ATP-binding protein, which translates to MSRPVIQTSGLTKHYVLGAETIRALRRVDLEISRGEFVAIMGPSGSGKSTFMNLIGCLDTPTRGQYWLNEQLVSDLSDDQLAHVRNREIGFVFQTFNLLPRATALHNVELPLIYAGVSARERRQRAREALETVGLGLRMDHRPPELSGGQRQRVAVARALVNGPAILLADEPTGNLDSTTSEEIMSVFVDLHRQGQTILVVTHEHDIAQYAQRQIHLLDGLVARDFLNEPMVAATV; encoded by the coding sequence GTGAGCCGACCTGTTATCCAAACGTCCGGACTGACCAAGCACTACGTCCTGGGAGCGGAGACCATCCGCGCCCTTCGCCGCGTCGACCTCGAGATCAGCCGGGGCGAGTTCGTCGCCATCATGGGACCCTCGGGCAGCGGCAAATCCACCTTCATGAACCTGATCGGCTGTCTGGACACACCCACCCGGGGGCAGTACTGGCTGAACGAGCAGCTCGTGAGCGACCTGAGCGACGATCAGCTCGCCCACGTCCGCAACCGCGAGATCGGGTTCGTGTTCCAGACCTTCAACCTGCTGCCGCGCGCCACGGCCCTGCACAACGTGGAGCTGCCGCTCATCTACGCCGGAGTTTCCGCCCGCGAGCGGCGCCAACGGGCCCGCGAGGCACTGGAGACGGTGGGCCTGGGGTTGCGCATGGACCACCGCCCGCCGGAGCTCTCCGGCGGCCAGCGGCAGCGCGTGGCGGTCGCGCGCGCGCTCGTCAACGGGCCCGCCATCCTGCTGGCCGACGAGCCCACGGGAAACCTGGACTCCACCACCAGCGAGGAGATCATGTCGGTCTTCGTGGACCTCCACCGGCAGGGGCAGACCATCCTCGTGGTCACGCACGAACACGACATCGCGCAGTACGCGCAGCGCCAGATTCATCTGCTCGACGGCCTGGTCGCGCGCGACTTCCTGAACGAGCCGATGGTGGCGGCGACTGTTTGA
- a CDS encoding TolC family protein, whose translation MVTQSMKHWRRFSAHAIAALALAGTLSAQQPLTLDEAIARSLQVHPSMAQARAGLDNAGVSHRAAWGGFLPTLSLSSGASTNSSQRFDAATQRTVVGASQSYNAGLSLSYSLFNGGQRFANMDRARADIAAAEADMENQRFGVILQTKDLYFAALRQADLLEVAQASVERAEESLANTRRRAELGSGTRSDTLRARLEVANAMQSVLQAEAATRAARFALGRQVGLPEPVMPELPDDLGPSPLALSEQEMFLLAEERSPAVRSARAAARAASAAAGSSRASRFPSLRVSSGYSWANREVAFDGGTTSWNVRLSGSYNVFDGFNRDQNIARAENQERVAFVQEEDARLLVRAQVDGAVFALRTSEQAIAIAIEARDVAEEDLRVVQQRFDLSVATILDLITSQIALVQAESGLVTARYDYAVARAQLEAILGSEL comes from the coding sequence ATGGTCACGCAAAGTATGAAGCACTGGCGGCGCTTCTCCGCGCATGCCATCGCGGCGCTCGCCCTGGCGGGCACCCTTTCGGCGCAGCAGCCGCTTACGCTGGACGAGGCGATCGCAAGGTCGCTGCAGGTGCACCCGTCGATGGCGCAGGCGCGGGCCGGTCTGGACAACGCCGGCGTCTCGCACAGGGCCGCCTGGGGAGGCTTTCTCCCGACCCTGAGCCTCAGCTCCGGCGCCTCGACCAACAGCAGCCAGCGGTTCGACGCGGCCACCCAGCGCACCGTCGTCGGCGCGAGCCAGAGCTATAACGCGGGCCTCTCGCTGTCGTACAGCCTCTTCAACGGTGGCCAGCGCTTCGCCAACATGGATCGGGCGAGAGCGGATATCGCCGCCGCCGAAGCGGACATGGAGAATCAACGCTTCGGCGTGATTCTGCAGACCAAGGATCTGTACTTCGCCGCCCTGCGCCAGGCGGATCTTCTTGAAGTGGCGCAGGCGAGCGTGGAACGGGCCGAGGAGAGCCTGGCCAACACGCGTCGCCGCGCCGAGCTGGGCTCCGGGACGCGCTCCGACACGCTGCGGGCCCGGCTTGAGGTGGCGAACGCGATGCAGTCGGTGCTTCAGGCGGAGGCCGCCACCCGCGCGGCGCGTTTCGCCCTGGGGCGGCAGGTGGGGTTGCCGGAGCCGGTCATGCCCGAGCTTCCGGACGATCTCGGCCCGAGTCCGCTCGCTCTGAGCGAGCAGGAGATGTTCCTCCTCGCCGAAGAGCGCTCGCCGGCCGTACGCAGCGCCCGCGCAGCCGCCCGGGCCGCCTCGGCAGCCGCCGGTTCCTCCCGGGCCTCGCGATTCCCGTCGCTCCGGGTCTCGTCCGGCTACAGCTGGGCAAACAGGGAAGTCGCCTTCGACGGCGGGACGACTTCGTGGAATGTTCGCCTCTCCGGCAGCTACAACGTGTTCGACGGCTTCAACCGCGACCAGAACATCGCGCGCGCCGAGAATCAGGAACGCGTTGCCTTCGTACAGGAGGAGGATGCCAGACTTCTGGTCCGCGCGCAGGTGGATGGAGCGGTGTTCGCGCTGAGGACCTCCGAGCAGGCCATCGCCATCGCCATCGAGGCGAGGGATGTGGCGGAGGAGGACCTCCGGGTCGTGCAGCAGCGCTTCGATCTCTCCGTTGCGACCATCCTCGACCTGATCACGAGTCAGATCGCCCTCGTGCAGGCGGAGTCGGGTCTGGTTACGGCGCGATACGACTACGCGGTCGCGCGTGCGCAACTGGAGGCGATTCTGGGGAGCGAACTGTGA
- a CDS encoding sigma-70 family RNA polymerase sigma factor produces the protein MDDATLVALARSGDGDAFGQLVTRYRRAAFLVALSVIGRPEDAEDAAQEAFLVALERLDDCRSPARFGGWLMTIVRNRSNNLVRREALRATDPIPFSARSSTPTPEKEAQLSELREELARALAELPEVQRKIVLLHDLEGWKHREIAQRLGLPAGTVRSHLHYARKSLRALLRPDA, from the coding sequence TTGGATGACGCGACGCTGGTTGCACTGGCCCGGTCGGGGGACGGGGATGCCTTCGGGCAACTCGTAACCCGCTATCGCAGGGCGGCATTTCTGGTGGCTCTCTCCGTGATCGGCCGGCCGGAAGACGCGGAGGACGCGGCCCAGGAAGCTTTCCTGGTCGCCCTCGAACGTCTCGACGATTGTCGGAGCCCCGCCAGGTTCGGGGGCTGGCTGATGACGATCGTGAGAAACCGGTCGAACAACCTCGTGCGCCGGGAGGCGTTGCGGGCGACGGACCCGATTCCGTTCAGCGCCCGTTCCAGCACCCCGACGCCGGAGAAGGAGGCGCAGTTGTCGGAGTTGCGCGAGGAACTCGCCCGCGCGCTCGCAGAGCTGCCCGAAGTACAAAGGAAGATCGTGCTGCTGCACGACCTGGAGGGATGGAAGCACAGAGAGATCGCACAGCGCCTCGGGCTCCCCGCGGGGACGGTACGCTCGCATCTGCACTACGCGCGCAAGTCGCTGCGAGCGCTCCTCAGGCCGGACGCATAG